The following are encoded together in the Magnetococcales bacterium genome:
- a CDS encoding response regulator: protein MKEKLVSALLPLLWTVLLAASLFWNLWNAGRDSESIVMAFARAFSDALISTHLWNANLGGVYVKVTDDIQSNPYLNPVMRDLTTRDGVRLTLIHPSQMLRQIAEVSQYDQKVRYHLIALRPIRSANTPDGWETGVLRAFRNPDDERLELVASTLHFRYMRPLLAQEACLKCHAGQVARVGEILGGVSLTIPGGVHLNALRSSRLAWGVSHGVVWLLGLGGMYAFRRFRDRQRQLLDYSREALLQEKASAENATREKSELLGQLLQKSSKLSKQNKELELLGQIRSVTNRLLIDALEPLSLMEHLEEAMFLITATPWFGIQPRGSIFLWDEASGELVLAVHHQLSEPLLTLCARVPLGHCLCGRAAQTRQVVFTSHLGDRHEIRFEGMEEHGHYCLPILTGDRLLGVLNLYVDHNHTPTTEEANFLRSVTSTLAGIIVRAEQDEQLAEAKRRAEEGTRAKSAFLANMSHEIRTPINAILGLGHLLEQTILSGQQLDYLRKIRFSSQSLLNIINDILDFSKIEAGKLSLESVPFHLEEILGHVIGLVEHKAREKGLVILLDIPQDLPCTLRGDPLRLGQVLTNLIGNAVKFTESGEIAVSVQPYYYSESFVVHCFSVQDTGIGLTPEQQAGLFQAFSQADLSTTRRFGGTGLGLAISRQLVRMMGGRIWVESEPGRGSLFAFTAAFWRQDQQTVLQDADARHHSLTRDPASDERALAALRGASVLVVEDNDINQQVAKEILQQWGLVVTVVGDGRAAIQAVEQAHPPFAAVFMDVQMPVMDGYHATRAIRGLAVGGDLPVIAMTANAMSGDRERSLAEGMNDHLVKPIDVDLLKASVLHWVKPVPGGGVEGEVKAAVVVSAEALPACVLPEVLPGIDLEDGLRRVAGNRGLFARLILEFCRKYRRSGETLRKALDAGEVGEARRLLHALGGMAGNLSARDLHGTINALRNAIKQEHRGEIPVLLDQFDQHLRIVVESAFLLEGLNRSEPSTTPDVGTENFAWDVSVVAPLLEQTMYLLGSNNLAAKRMMPAIREALPGPRFQEEIRAMEENVNQLDFAAARPPLEAIARALALILTTGETP, encoded by the coding sequence ATGAAAGAGAAGCTCGTTTCGGCGCTGTTGCCACTTCTCTGGACCGTCCTGCTTGCCGCATCCTTGTTCTGGAATCTGTGGAATGCCGGGCGTGACTCGGAGTCCATTGTCATGGCGTTTGCCCGCGCCTTCAGTGACGCACTCATCAGCACCCATCTGTGGAATGCCAATCTGGGTGGGGTATACGTCAAGGTCACCGACGACATCCAATCCAATCCATACCTGAATCCCGTCATGCGGGATCTGACCACCCGTGACGGGGTGCGGCTGACCCTGATTCATCCCTCCCAGATGTTGCGACAGATCGCCGAAGTTTCCCAGTATGATCAGAAGGTGCGTTATCATCTCATCGCCCTGCGTCCCATCCGGTCCGCCAACACTCCGGATGGCTGGGAAACGGGGGTGTTGCGCGCCTTCCGGAATCCGGATGATGAACGTCTCGAACTGGTGGCGTCCACCCTGCATTTTCGTTACATGCGGCCACTGCTGGCGCAAGAAGCCTGCCTGAAATGTCATGCGGGTCAGGTGGCCCGGGTGGGTGAGATTCTGGGTGGGGTCTCCTTGACCATTCCGGGCGGGGTGCATCTGAACGCGTTGCGGTCGTCACGGCTGGCGTGGGGGGTATCTCATGGGGTGGTCTGGCTGCTCGGACTGGGGGGGATGTACGCCTTTCGCAGGTTTCGTGATCGACAGAGGCAATTGCTCGATTACAGTCGCGAGGCCTTGTTGCAGGAAAAAGCCTCCGCGGAAAACGCTACACGGGAAAAAAGTGAACTCCTCGGACAACTGCTGCAAAAATCATCCAAGCTGTCCAAACAGAACAAAGAGCTGGAACTGCTCGGACAGATCCGTTCCGTCACCAATCGCCTGTTGATCGATGCCCTGGAGCCTCTTTCCCTGATGGAACATCTGGAAGAGGCCATGTTTCTGATCACCGCGACCCCCTGGTTCGGCATTCAGCCACGGGGATCGATTTTCTTGTGGGACGAGGCTTCCGGAGAACTGGTGCTGGCGGTGCATCATCAGCTTTCCGAGCCGTTGTTGACCTTATGCGCCCGGGTGCCTCTTGGTCATTGTCTGTGCGGTCGGGCGGCTCAGACCCGTCAGGTGGTGTTCACCAGTCATCTGGGGGATCGTCATGAAATCCGCTTCGAGGGGATGGAGGAGCATGGTCATTACTGTTTGCCCATTCTGACCGGGGATCGTCTGCTGGGGGTGCTGAATCTCTATGTGGATCACAACCATACCCCGACCACCGAGGAGGCCAATTTTTTGCGTTCCGTGACCAGCACCCTGGCCGGAATCATCGTGCGGGCCGAACAGGATGAACAACTGGCCGAAGCCAAGCGTCGCGCCGAGGAGGGCACGCGTGCCAAGAGCGCCTTTCTGGCCAACATGAGCCATGAAATCCGTACCCCCATCAACGCCATTCTCGGTCTTGGCCATCTGCTGGAACAGACCATTCTCTCCGGACAGCAGTTGGACTATCTGCGCAAGATCCGTTTCTCTTCCCAGTCCTTGTTGAACATCATCAACGATATTCTGGACTTTTCCAAAATCGAGGCGGGCAAGCTTTCCTTGGAGTCGGTGCCGTTTCATCTGGAGGAGATTTTGGGCCATGTCATCGGACTGGTGGAACACAAAGCCCGGGAAAAAGGATTGGTCATTCTGCTCGACATTCCGCAGGATCTGCCTTGCACCTTGCGGGGCGATCCGTTGCGACTTGGGCAGGTGTTGACCAACCTGATCGGCAATGCGGTCAAGTTCACCGAGTCCGGGGAGATTGCGGTCAGTGTCCAGCCTTATTATTATTCTGAGAGTTTTGTGGTGCACTGTTTTTCGGTGCAGGATACCGGCATCGGCCTGACCCCGGAACAGCAGGCCGGACTGTTTCAGGCGTTCAGTCAGGCGGATCTTTCCACCACGCGTCGTTTTGGCGGCACCGGATTGGGTTTGGCCATCAGTCGGCAGTTGGTCCGCATGATGGGCGGGCGGATCTGGGTGGAGAGTGAACCGGGTCGGGGCAGTCTGTTTGCTTTCACGGCGGCCTTTTGGCGTCAGGATCAGCAGACGGTCTTGCAGGATGCCGATGCCCGCCATCATTCGTTGACGCGGGATCCGGCCAGTGATGAGCGGGCTTTGGCGGCCTTGCGGGGTGCGTCTGTGTTGGTGGTCGAGGACAACGACATCAACCAGCAGGTGGCCAAGGAGATTCTGCAACAATGGGGACTGGTGGTGACGGTGGTGGGGGATGGTCGGGCCGCCATTCAGGCGGTGGAACAGGCCCATCCCCCCTTTGCCGCGGTGTTCATGGATGTGCAGATGCCGGTGATGGATGGTTATCACGCCACCCGCGCCATTCGCGGACTGGCGGTGGGCGGGGATCTGCCGGTGATCGCCATGACGGCCAATGCCATGTCCGGGGATCGGGAGCGGAGTCTGGCCGAAGGGATGAACGATCATCTGGTCAAACCCATCGATGTGGATCTTCTCAAGGCGAGTGTGTTGCATTGGGTCAAGCCGGTCCCTGGTGGTGGAGTTGAGGGGGAGGTGAAAGCGGCTGTCGTCGTGTCGGCTGAGGCGCTCCCGGCGTGTGTCCTGCCCGAGGTGTTGCCGGGGATCGATCTGGAGGACGGTTTGCGGCGGGTGGCGGGCAATCGGGGATTGTTCGCCCGCTTGATCCTGGAATTCTGTCGCAAGTACCGGCGTTCCGGCGAGACCTTGCGCAAGGCTTTGGATGCTGGCGAGGTGGGTGAGGCCCGTCGTTTGCTGCATGCCCTGGGGGGGATGGCGGGCAATCTTTCGGCCCGTGATCTCCATGGCACCATCAACGCTTTGAGAAACGCCATCAAACAGGAACACAGGGGAGAGATTCCGGTTTTGCTGGATCAGTTTGATCAGCACTTGCGGATCGTGGTGGAATCGGCTTTCCTTTTGGAGGGGTTGAACCGGTCGGAACCGTCGACGACCCCCGATGTCGGGACCGAGAATTTCGCCTGGGATGTCTCCGTGGTGGCGCCATTGCTGGAGCAGACCATGTATCTTTTGGGGTCCAACAATTTGGCTGCGAAACGGATGATGCCTGCCATTCGTGAGGCGTTGCCTGGGCCGCGTTTCCAAGAGGAGATCCGCGCCATGGAAGAAAACGTGAATCAACTCGATTTTGCCGCCGCGCGTCCTCCTTTGGAGGCCATTGCCCGCGCGCTTGCTTTGATCCTGACCACGGGTGAGACTCCATGA
- a CDS encoding response regulator, producing the protein MKKNREKPVILVVDDESINIEVLDEILRRDYVVLFSTHGKMALEMAVVQDPDLVLLDIMMPGMDGHEVCRRLKADSRTRAIPVVFVTAMSGKEDVVEGLRLGAYYYLTKPVDPPAIQAVIAAALHEYATHCALQEEVNKTASIFGLLESGRFRFRTIEEARSLAVLLAKACPEPEKRVLGLTELMVNAVEHGNLSISYQEKSALHKSGSWADEIERRLNRPEYAKRSATVEFVRDGGEIRFLICDQGEGFDWRAFMKIDPDRVFDSHGRGIAMANMLSFDAVRYLGKGNEVMAVLSIVQSGEARW; encoded by the coding sequence ATGAAAAAAAACCGGGAAAAACCGGTCATCCTGGTAGTGGATGACGAATCGATCAATATCGAGGTGTTGGATGAGATTCTGCGGCGCGATTATGTCGTGTTGTTTTCCACCCATGGCAAGATGGCCCTGGAGATGGCCGTTGTCCAGGATCCGGATCTGGTTCTGCTGGATATCATGATGCCGGGGATGGATGGTCATGAGGTGTGTCGCCGACTGAAGGCCGATAGCCGCACCCGGGCGATTCCGGTGGTGTTCGTGACCGCCATGAGTGGCAAGGAGGATGTGGTCGAGGGATTGCGGCTCGGGGCCTATTATTATTTGACCAAGCCGGTGGACCCTCCGGCCATTCAGGCGGTGATTGCCGCCGCATTGCACGAATACGCCACCCATTGCGCCTTGCAGGAAGAGGTCAACAAGACCGCCAGCATTTTTGGGCTGTTGGAGAGCGGTCGATTCCGGTTTCGCACCATCGAGGAGGCCCGTTCACTGGCGGTGCTGCTGGCCAAGGCCTGTCCCGAGCCGGAAAAACGGGTGCTGGGTTTGACGGAGTTGATGGTCAACGCGGTGGAGCATGGCAATCTGTCCATCAGTTATCAAGAAAAGAGCGCCTTGCACAAGTCGGGCAGTTGGGCCGATGAGATCGAACGGCGTCTGAACCGGCCGGAATATGCCAAGAGAAGCGCGACCGTCGAGTTTGTGCGGGATGGGGGGGAGATCCGGTTTTTGATTTGTGATCAGGGGGAGGGGTTTGACTGGCGCGCCTTCATGAAGATCGATCCGGACCGGGTTTTCGATTCCCACGGTCGGGGCATCGCCATGGCCAACATGCTCAGTTTCGACGCGGTGCGTTATCTGGGCAAGGGCAACGA